In Marisediminicola antarctica, one DNA window encodes the following:
- a CDS encoding NADPH-dependent F420 reductase, whose amino-acid sequence MTTLGIIGAGNIGSQLARKAVQNGFDVVISNSRGPHTLADLIAELGPQATAGTTAETAEAGDVVVVTIPLRNIDQVPAAPLAGKVVIDTNNYYPQRDGNIELLDTESATVSGLLQSHLADSSVVKGFNHIPAPEITTDGTAPGTPGRRALAIAGDDDTAKAVLLDLYDRFGFDAVDVGSLDDSWRIERDQPGYGPRQSADELRAAIANAVRDKNSR is encoded by the coding sequence ATGACTACTCTCGGCATCATCGGCGCAGGAAACATTGGCAGCCAACTCGCCCGCAAGGCGGTGCAAAACGGTTTCGACGTCGTAATCAGCAATTCCCGCGGCCCGCACACGCTCGCCGACCTGATCGCGGAACTCGGCCCGCAGGCGACGGCCGGCACCACCGCCGAGACCGCCGAGGCCGGCGATGTCGTCGTCGTGACGATTCCGCTGCGCAACATCGACCAGGTTCCCGCGGCGCCGCTCGCGGGCAAGGTGGTAATCGACACCAACAACTACTACCCGCAGCGGGACGGCAACATCGAACTTCTCGACACGGAATCGGCGACCGTCTCCGGGCTGCTTCAAAGCCATCTTGCCGACAGCAGCGTCGTGAAGGGCTTCAACCACATCCCGGCGCCGGAGATTACGACCGATGGCACGGCACCGGGTACGCCAGGACGGCGCGCGCTCGCGATCGCAGGCGACGACGACACGGCCAAGGCGGTTCTCCTCGACCTGTACGACCGGTTCGGGTTCGACGCCGTCGACGTCGGCTCGCTCGACGACAGCTGGCGCATCGAGCGGGACCAGCCGGGATACGGCCCGCGGCAGAGCGCCGATGAGCTCCGTGCGGCGATCGCCAACGCTGTTCGCGACAAGAACAGCCGCTAA
- a CDS encoding TPM domain-containing protein → MEQNRARLMRVLCATALALAAVVVPALTAQAEQPVNLGSTQIVDTVGALGGQEAEVESALNRLYNATGAQLFVVYVATFDGVAADESWATATAEQNGLGTDDVLLAVATEERIYDIFYPSDFQLDTEATREVENEFLPLLSDENWAGAALAAADGYREAIEGPGFPWGFVLGVLVVGAVVIGIVLVIGRRRASARHTAELADLTKLEQRASRALVHLDDSLTTSEQELGFAVAQFGTEASAPFVEALEAARTKVGEAFRIKQTLDDGVPETDEQARAGLLRILELCDQADDELDRQADAFDELRALEQAAPQTLVQVRADAERAAARLSAAIEALRLLEQRYSSAAVATVEDNTEQAEMLLTFVGRTASQAEGAIAAGKSGSAAIQLRTVQASVAQAGQLLDAIDSLGDRLAEATQSLDAVVADTRHDLAAAKAFQAEATSAELSAGIAAAEASLAVAESPSTLANPVARLERLTAANQELEGTFGRTRDAHTRIQNARVALDGTLATARGQIVAAGDFITTRRGGVGETARTRLAEANRRLDQAVSLAGDDPVAALAEAQQANSLAGAAISAAQSDLTSYQPVGPSRGMFTGPGVSEAVVGGIIGALIGGRGGGFGGGFGGGRSRSGCFGALGGFGGSSRSSGGSLGRSIGRSVGRSAGRSSRGRF, encoded by the coding sequence ATGGAGCAGAACCGCGCGCGCCTGATGCGGGTGCTCTGTGCCACGGCGCTCGCCCTCGCGGCGGTCGTCGTTCCGGCGCTGACCGCACAGGCCGAACAGCCCGTCAATCTCGGCAGCACCCAGATCGTCGACACCGTCGGGGCCCTCGGCGGCCAGGAGGCGGAGGTGGAGTCGGCCCTCAACCGGCTCTACAACGCCACGGGGGCGCAGCTCTTCGTCGTCTACGTCGCGACCTTCGATGGCGTCGCCGCGGACGAGAGCTGGGCGACCGCCACGGCCGAGCAGAACGGGCTCGGCACCGACGACGTGCTGCTCGCGGTTGCGACCGAGGAACGCATCTACGACATCTTCTATCCCTCTGACTTCCAGCTGGATACGGAAGCCACCCGCGAGGTCGAGAACGAGTTTCTGCCTCTGCTGAGCGACGAAAACTGGGCGGGCGCAGCACTCGCCGCCGCCGACGGCTACCGCGAGGCCATCGAGGGCCCCGGATTTCCGTGGGGCTTCGTGCTCGGGGTGCTTGTCGTCGGCGCAGTCGTGATCGGGATCGTCCTTGTGATCGGACGTCGGCGCGCCTCAGCCAGGCACACAGCAGAACTCGCCGACCTCACCAAGCTCGAGCAGCGGGCAAGCCGCGCCCTCGTCCACCTCGACGACTCGCTCACGACGAGCGAGCAGGAGCTCGGGTTCGCTGTCGCGCAGTTCGGCACCGAGGCATCCGCACCCTTTGTGGAGGCGCTCGAGGCGGCCCGCACCAAGGTCGGCGAGGCGTTCCGGATCAAGCAGACCCTCGACGACGGCGTGCCGGAGACCGACGAGCAGGCGCGCGCAGGGCTCCTCCGGATCCTCGAGCTCTGCGATCAGGCCGATGACGAGCTCGACCGGCAGGCTGACGCGTTCGACGAGCTGCGGGCGCTCGAGCAGGCGGCGCCGCAGACCCTGGTGCAGGTGAGGGCGGATGCCGAGAGGGCCGCGGCCCGTCTGAGCGCGGCGATCGAGGCGCTCAGGCTGCTCGAGCAGCGCTACTCCTCCGCAGCGGTCGCGACCGTCGAGGACAATACGGAGCAGGCCGAGATGCTGCTCACCTTCGTGGGCCGCACCGCGTCGCAAGCGGAGGGCGCCATCGCGGCGGGCAAGTCTGGCTCGGCTGCCATTCAACTGCGGACCGTGCAGGCGAGTGTCGCTCAGGCCGGTCAGCTGCTCGACGCCATCGATTCTCTCGGCGACCGGCTGGCCGAAGCGACACAGTCTCTCGACGCCGTCGTCGCCGACACCAGGCACGACCTCGCTGCGGCGAAGGCATTCCAGGCCGAGGCAACGTCGGCGGAGCTCTCCGCGGGCATCGCCGCTGCGGAGGCATCCCTCGCGGTCGCAGAGAGCCCGTCAACCCTCGCCAACCCGGTCGCGCGGCTCGAGCGTCTCACCGCAGCGAACCAGGAGCTCGAGGGAACCTTTGGCCGCACGAGGGATGCCCACACCCGCATCCAGAACGCTCGGGTCGCCCTCGACGGCACGCTCGCCACCGCGCGGGGGCAAATCGTTGCTGCGGGCGACTTCATCACCACTCGCCGCGGCGGCGTCGGCGAAACCGCCCGGACGAGGCTCGCTGAGGCGAACAGGCGCCTGGACCAGGCCGTCTCGCTCGCCGGCGACGACCCCGTGGCCGCTCTCGCCGAGGCCCAGCAGGCCAATTCGCTCGCGGGAGCGGCCATCTCCGCCGCCCAGAGCGACCTGACCAGCTACCAGCCCGTGGGACCGTCCCGCGGCATGTTCACGGGACCCGGGGTCAGCGAGGCCGTGGTCGGCGGCATCATCGGCGCGCTCATCGGGGGCCGCGGTGGTGGCTTCGGCGGCGGCTTCGGCGGCGGGCGTTCCCGCTCGGGCTGCTTCGGCGCACTGGGTGGCTTCGGCGGAAGCTCCCGCTCCAGCGGCGGCTCCCTCGGCCGCTCGATCGGACGTTCGGTCGGACGTTCGGCCGGGCGCAGCAGCCGCGGGCGCTTCTAG
- a CDS encoding arginase family protein: protein MTASFVVVPQWQGSGSSRAMRLIDGAIAIGGDLPLSTTTVEVPSGAGSSHDSGVDRLSSIERVREGMRAALGTSTGPTITIGGDCGVELAAIEHANVRGDVAVVWLDAHPDLNTPASSPSRAFHGMVLRTLLGDGPAQLVPASPLLASRVVLAGTRALDDPESDFIDASEINLLRPNDITPENLVEALLATDAASVYLHIDLDVLDPSEFTSVGYPEPFGLSLAQLLDLIAAARRTLPLAGAGVTEFAPASASATSDELPVILRVIGALTKKL from the coding sequence GTGACCGCCTCTTTCGTTGTAGTGCCCCAATGGCAAGGCTCAGGATCGTCGCGCGCGATGCGCCTGATCGACGGTGCAATCGCAATCGGCGGCGACCTGCCCTTGTCGACGACGACGGTCGAGGTGCCCTCCGGCGCCGGCTCGAGCCATGACAGCGGCGTGGACCGGCTGAGCTCGATCGAGCGGGTGCGTGAGGGGATGCGTGCGGCACTCGGCACCTCGACCGGTCCGACGATCACGATCGGCGGGGACTGCGGCGTGGAACTCGCCGCGATCGAGCATGCGAACGTCCGGGGAGACGTCGCGGTCGTCTGGCTCGACGCACACCCCGATCTCAATACGCCGGCATCCTCCCCTTCCCGCGCCTTCCACGGAATGGTTCTGCGCACACTGCTGGGCGACGGTCCCGCGCAGCTCGTCCCGGCCTCGCCGCTCCTGGCATCCCGGGTCGTGCTGGCCGGAACCCGGGCCCTGGACGATCCCGAGAGCGACTTCATCGACGCATCCGAAATCAACCTGCTCAGACCGAACGACATCACCCCGGAGAATCTCGTCGAAGCGCTCCTCGCCACCGACGCGGCATCCGTATACCTGCACATCGACCTCGACGTGCTCGACCCGTCGGAGTTCACGAGCGTCGGTTACCCGGAACCGTTCGGGCTGAGCCTCGCGCAGCTGCTCGATCTCATCGCCGCCGCCCGCCGGACGCTCCCCCTCGCCGGGGCCGGGGTCACCGAGTTTGCGCCCGCCTCGGCCTCCGCGACGAGCGATGAGCTTCCCGTAATTCTCCGGGTCATCGGCGCGCTCACCAAGAAGCTCTGA
- a CDS encoding PspA/IM30 family protein yields the protein MVKQSIFGRIAQLAKANINAILDQAEDPGMMLDQMVRDYTNSIAEAESAIAQTIGNLRLLEQDYAEDVHNAADWGNKALAASRKADELRAAGNSADADKFDNLAKVALGRQLSAEREARTEEPNIQAQTAVVDQLKAGLDAMRGKLAQLSSKRDELIARSNTVEAQRQVQDAVKSIDLLDPTSELSRFEDKIRREEAKVRGQQELAASSLDAQFEALEASDEQIELDARLAALKAGSPAPRSIAK from the coding sequence ATGGTCAAGCAGTCAATCTTCGGACGGATCGCGCAACTCGCCAAGGCGAACATCAACGCCATCCTCGACCAGGCGGAGGACCCGGGCATGATGCTCGACCAGATGGTGCGCGACTACACCAACAGCATCGCCGAGGCGGAGAGCGCCATCGCGCAGACGATCGGCAACCTGCGCCTGCTCGAGCAGGATTACGCCGAAGACGTGCACAACGCCGCCGACTGGGGCAACAAAGCGCTCGCCGCGAGCCGCAAAGCCGACGAGCTGCGGGCAGCGGGCAACTCCGCCGACGCCGACAAGTTCGACAACCTCGCAAAGGTCGCGCTCGGTCGGCAGCTGTCCGCCGAGCGTGAGGCACGCACCGAGGAGCCGAACATCCAAGCGCAGACCGCCGTCGTCGACCAGCTCAAGGCGGGGCTTGACGCGATGCGCGGCAAGCTCGCGCAGCTCTCCTCCAAGCGCGACGAACTCATTGCCCGCTCGAACACCGTTGAGGCACAGCGCCAGGTGCAGGATGCCGTCAAGTCGATCGATCTGCTCGACCCGACGAGCGAGCTCAGCCGGTTCGAGGACAAGATCCGCCGCGAGGAGGCAAAGGTGCGCGGCCAGCAGGAGCTCGCCGCCTCAAGCCTCGACGCGCAGTTCGAGGCCCTCGAGGCATCCGACGAGCAGATCGAACTCGACGCTCGACTCGCGGCCCTGAAGGCGGGCAGCCCGGCGCCGCGCTCGATCGCGAAGTAG
- a CDS encoding ScyD/ScyE family protein produces MRRNRSVLLAAAMTALLAPTILAPTAAGAAPPQQEVEVELLASGLAGPSGGAIGPDGALYVVEGAVGQITRIDPGSGEATTYASGLPPAVIGIGGAIDIVFRGNTAYVLVAIVGSNVGGDQIDGIYRVDDADSFTVIADLGAWSAAHPPTTRFDLSEGVQFALETSRSGFLVTDGHHNRVLNVSRSGAVSELIQFENTVPTGLDVLGNTVYLAMAGAVPHAPEDGTVEVFGLNDLSPSTVASGYSLITDVELGRCNALYALSQGDSPGDVPAGSPALPESGELLVVNRDGTFSVVADGLNLPTSLHIAGDTAFVVSLSGDVLKISGLSGNCGQKVSRH; encoded by the coding sequence ATGCGCAGAAATCGAAGTGTCTTACTCGCCGCCGCAATGACGGCCCTACTCGCGCCGACGATACTGGCGCCAACGGCCGCGGGGGCCGCGCCGCCCCAACAGGAGGTCGAGGTTGAGCTGCTCGCCTCCGGGCTCGCGGGACCCAGCGGCGGTGCCATCGGGCCCGATGGTGCGCTGTACGTCGTCGAGGGCGCGGTTGGCCAGATCACGCGCATCGATCCAGGTTCAGGGGAGGCTACGACGTACGCAAGCGGCCTGCCACCAGCGGTTATCGGGATCGGTGGAGCAATCGATATTGTCTTCCGCGGCAACACGGCCTACGTGCTTGTCGCCATTGTCGGGTCCAACGTCGGCGGCGACCAGATCGACGGCATCTACCGGGTGGACGACGCAGACAGTTTCACGGTCATCGCCGACCTGGGCGCATGGTCCGCAGCGCATCCGCCGACCACACGGTTCGACCTGAGCGAGGGAGTCCAGTTCGCCCTCGAGACCAGTCGCAGCGGATTCCTCGTCACGGATGGGCACCACAACCGGGTACTGAACGTCAGCCGCTCGGGCGCCGTATCGGAGCTCATCCAGTTCGAGAACACCGTACCGACGGGTCTCGACGTCTTGGGCAACACCGTCTACCTGGCCATGGCCGGCGCGGTGCCGCATGCACCCGAGGACGGCACGGTTGAGGTGTTCGGGCTGAACGACCTCTCGCCGTCAACGGTGGCATCCGGCTACAGCCTGATTACCGACGTCGAGTTGGGACGCTGCAACGCGCTCTACGCGCTGTCCCAGGGTGACTCGCCCGGGGATGTCCCCGCCGGCTCCCCCGCGCTACCGGAGAGCGGCGAGCTGCTGGTCGTGAACAGAGACGGAACATTCTCTGTTGTGGCTGACGGGCTGAATCTGCCGACCTCGCTCCACATCGCGGGGGACACGGCATTCGTCGTCAGCCTGAGCGGTGACGTTCTGAAGATCTCGGGCCTGTCCGGGAACTGCGGGCAGAAAGTCTCCCGGCATTAG
- a CDS encoding acyltransferase family protein, giving the protein MAAAPRIVGLDVARGLAILGMFVAHAVPRAGGTELLVDGRSSVLFATLAGVSLGIMTGSERPIVRVRRLDRSLSIVLRALILFLLGIMLVTLDSGIAVILDYYGIMFLLLVPLLFLPRWALAALAIVFAFVAPRLAIAAEAADAGPVAALFAEYLLTGYYPALVWLPYLVVGLIAARSDLRNPRTQGAMVAGGTLLALLGYGAALVLPGVTAEAHSDSTAEVFGSGGVAVAVIGMLLWLTADDRAISRATRTVFSPIAAAGSMALTLYTLQIVTLAAFTVLSDDSGGAIAYPGWPLLIGLIVGSLVFASAWRAIYGAGPLERLMTRLSQSPRSRVSA; this is encoded by the coding sequence GTGGCCGCTGCCCCGCGCATAGTCGGTCTCGACGTTGCGCGGGGCCTTGCGATTCTCGGAATGTTCGTCGCGCACGCGGTCCCCCGCGCCGGCGGCACAGAGCTGCTGGTCGACGGGCGATCCTCGGTCCTCTTCGCGACCCTCGCGGGGGTGTCCCTCGGCATCATGACGGGGTCGGAGCGGCCGATCGTCCGGGTCCGGCGACTCGACCGCTCCCTCAGCATCGTGCTGAGGGCGCTCATCCTGTTCCTGCTCGGGATCATGCTGGTCACCCTCGACAGCGGCATCGCGGTCATCCTCGACTACTACGGGATCATGTTCCTGCTGCTGGTGCCTCTGCTGTTCCTGCCCCGCTGGGCGCTCGCTGCGTTGGCGATCGTGTTCGCCTTCGTTGCCCCCCGGCTCGCGATCGCGGCGGAGGCTGCGGATGCCGGACCCGTCGCGGCGCTGTTCGCCGAGTACCTGCTCACCGGCTATTACCCCGCGCTGGTCTGGCTGCCCTACCTGGTCGTCGGGCTCATCGCTGCCCGTTCGGACCTGCGCAACCCGAGAACGCAGGGTGCCATGGTCGCCGGCGGCACCCTTCTTGCGCTGCTCGGCTATGGGGCGGCTCTGGTACTGCCCGGCGTGACCGCCGAGGCGCACTCGGACTCCACCGCGGAGGTGTTCGGGTCCGGCGGCGTCGCGGTCGCGGTGATCGGGATGCTGCTGTGGCTGACCGCCGACGATCGGGCGATCAGCCGGGCGACGCGCACGGTATTCTCGCCGATCGCAGCAGCTGGGTCGATGGCCCTCACCCTCTACACACTGCAAATCGTCACCCTCGCCGCGTTCACCGTGCTGAGCGACGACAGCGGCGGGGCGATCGCCTACCCGGGCTGGCCGCTGTTGATCGGCTTGATCGTCGGTTCGCTGGTCTTCGCGAGTGCCTGGCGCGCGATCTACGGGGCCGGACCGCTCGAGCGGCTCATGACGCGGCTGTCGCAGTCGCCGCGGTCCCGCGTATCCGCCTGA